The following are encoded in a window of Planktothrix sp. FACHB-1365 genomic DNA:
- a CDS encoding mechanosensitive ion channel family protein, with protein MSNQPDLTFLVDQITKLLIFLARSPVQIQLVVILISIVLSHGLSYGVSKKILQQFKQFKISLDKALKEGTTLAPYWCGLGLIPDLVGRGFNLIVLTLVQNLFTTQGWITGLLSTAIQLLWVYLFYRVFSIGLCLFVPIHRVKEYKFYFFRPIFILYVLREILSLFLDINQLMQVEVINLFNSPITLEAIFISTVGLYLWIVAVSILQYVILQIIVDKTELDSGAFQASLILIRYFLIGLGIVIVIGYIGFNPTAFAAITGGLSVGIGFGLKEIFSDLISGILLLFEGSLRPGDIIEIGGESSEVKKVSIRATTVQVIRDNSEKIIPNQLLFTQELKTMTGSDRRVRKSLIVGVSYDCNPQDVIEILLEIVYQHREVLNDPAPLVYLINFGESSLDFEIAVWLETPIGGKRIMSEISCEIWKTFADKNIEIPYPQRDLHIRSDIRHN; from the coding sequence ATGTCTAATCAACCCGATTTAACATTTCTTGTTGATCAAATTACTAAACTCTTGATTTTTTTGGCTCGTTCTCCGGTGCAAATTCAATTAGTGGTAATTTTGATCTCAATTGTATTGAGTCATGGCCTATCCTATGGGGTAAGCAAAAAAATCCTACAGCAATTTAAACAATTTAAAATTAGTCTGGATAAAGCTCTAAAAGAAGGAACAACATTAGCTCCTTATTGGTGTGGATTAGGCTTGATTCCCGATCTAGTTGGCAGGGGATTTAACTTAATTGTATTAACTTTAGTTCAGAATTTATTCACTACTCAAGGATGGATAACAGGACTCCTGAGTACCGCCATCCAGCTTTTATGGGTTTATCTATTCTATCGGGTCTTTTCAATCGGATTATGTTTATTTGTTCCCATTCACCGGGTTAAAGAGTACAAATTTTATTTTTTTAGACCGATATTTATTTTATATGTTTTGAGAGAAATTTTAAGTTTATTTTTAGATATCAATCAACTGATGCAAGTTGAGGTGATCAATTTATTTAACAGCCCCATCACCCTAGAAGCAATTTTTATCAGTACAGTGGGGTTATATTTATGGATAGTGGCTGTGAGTATTTTACAATATGTGATTCTGCAAATTATTGTTGATAAAACAGAACTAGATTCGGGTGCATTTCAAGCTTCTTTGATTTTAATTCGTTATTTTTTAATCGGTTTAGGGATAGTGATTGTAATTGGATATATTGGGTTTAATCCCACAGCTTTTGCTGCCATTACCGGGGGATTATCCGTTGGTATTGGCTTTGGCTTAAAAGAGATTTTTAGTGATTTAATTAGTGGAATCCTATTACTGTTTGAAGGCTCGTTACGACCCGGAGATATTATTGAAATTGGAGGAGAATCTAGCGAGGTTAAAAAAGTCAGTATCCGCGCCACAACGGTACAAGTCATTCGAGATAATTCAGAAAAAATTATCCCCAATCAACTCTTATTTACCCAAGAACTCAAAACGATGACAGGGAGTGATCGGCGAGTCCGAAAATCTTTAATTGTGGGAGTGAGTTATGATTGTAATCCTCAAGACGTGATTGAAATTTTATTAGAAATTGTCTATCAACATCGTGAAGTTTTAAATGATCCGGCTCCTTTAGTCTATTTGATCAATTTTGGAGAATCTAGTTTAGATTTTGAGATTGCTGTTTGGTTAGAAACTCCCATCGGAGGTAAACGAATTATGAGTGAAATTTCTTGTGAAATTTGGAAAACTTTTGCTGATAAAAATATTGAAATTCCCTATCCTCAACGGGATTTACATATCCGTAGCGATATCAGACATAATTAA
- a CDS encoding UbiX family flavin prenyltransferase codes for MTSSKRLIVGISGASGIIYAVRLLELLQKTDVETHLVVSRAGEITRAHELGLDGKHLHNLASVSYSINDVGAAISSGSFRTMGMVILPCSMKTLAEIATGVTSNLLTRAADVVLKERRRLVLMVRETPLHAIHLKNMLTVTECGGIIMPPVPAFYTMPESIDEMVTNTVCRVLDLFDIEVGQLKRWGEEIDLGGSKM; via the coding sequence ATGACCAGTTCTAAACGTCTCATCGTTGGTATTAGTGGGGCGAGTGGTATTATTTATGCCGTGCGTTTGTTGGAACTCCTACAGAAAACCGATGTAGAAACCCATCTTGTTGTTTCCCGCGCTGGAGAAATCACCAGAGCCCATGAGTTAGGACTCGATGGGAAACACCTTCACAATCTGGCCAGCGTCAGCTATTCTATTAATGATGTGGGAGCGGCGATATCGAGTGGTTCCTTTCGGACGATGGGGATGGTGATTCTTCCCTGTTCGATGAAAACCTTAGCTGAAATTGCAACGGGGGTAACGAGTAACCTCCTCACCCGTGCGGCGGATGTGGTGCTCAAAGAACGCCGTCGGTTAGTGTTAATGGTACGGGAAACTCCCCTCCATGCCATTCATCTCAAAAATATGTTAACCGTGACTGAATGTGGGGGGATTATTATGCCTCCGGTTCCTGCATTTTATACGATGCCGGAGTCAATTGATGAAATGGTGACGAATACGGTTTGTCGGGTGCTTGATTTGTTTGATATTGAAGTTGGTCAGTTAAAACGTTGGGGAGAAGAAATTGATCTCGGTGGGTCTAAGATGTAG
- a CDS encoding SpoIIE family protein phosphatase, with protein sequence MSIRLPQVQLIWFKIVRKSRHPIPIRTVLIVPFLLQIFGAVGVVGWLSFQAGQKSVHEVVSQLQNEISARVEQNLEAYLMVPEKINQTNLNLIRSGVLTFQDLNSWEKYLWGQVQIFPEINFIKVTNAAGQERTGEQLGNGSLRLNVIDKFTNFDFYSYETNFKGDRTKVATIVKDFDTRKGVWYQDAVKAGGTTWSSVYLSLLEPTLLMSALLPVYNPQTQQIQGVLNTALRLDGIGDFLNRLKVGKSGQTFLIDSKGTLLATSTLEKPFQEINNERQLFPAVNSKNLLTQATAKYLIETQGNLNDIKQGQDLKFTWKQDRYFVKVLSFNKGKTVNWLILVVVPESDFMEQINANTRTTILLCSLALLGATVIGLLTAQWIVKPILQLNSAAKQIAQGNWEQTLNLKRKDELGQLGKSFSRMAKQLKESFTILEAKNKELQDLDQLKDEFLANTSHELRTPLNGIIGIAESLIEGVTGDLPAETNSNLAMIVASGRRLSSLVGDILDFSKLRHKNIELQLRPVDVYSIVNAVSILSQPLITQKDLHIINRIPADFPLAEADENRLQQILYNLIGNAIKFTSEGIVEISARILSETEKPQMAITISDSGIGIAADKLERIFESFEQAEGSTAREYGGTGLGLTITKQLVELHGGEITVHSELGIGSQFTFTLPIAEDAIKKLPENRIKNSIKPLQINPLIAINPNFSQPLKDYSPETIKILIVDDEVVNRQVLFNNLSLNNYAVYQATNGEEALELIEHGLKPDMILLDVMMPKVTGYEVTQKLRERFNATELPIILLTAKTQVQDIVTGLNMGANDYMMKPFAKDELLARIRTHINISRLHAENLRLATELEVTRRLQQMILPKPEELATIRELEILGFMEPAEEVGGDYYDVLETDGVVTLGIGDVTGHGLESGILMLMTQTGIRTLKEIRETDPIQFLSILNRTLYKNVERMNVDRNLTLVLLNYYQGLLTVSGQHEEILIVRSNGTIERIDTIDLGMPIALDEEITEFIDSTTVELKAGDGVVLYTDGITETFNLSKEQYGLNRLCNVISENWQNPIEDIKQAVINDVVMFRGEQKQFDDITLLILKQKAQVKDSA encoded by the coding sequence ATGTCAATTCGCTTACCTCAAGTTCAGTTAATCTGGTTCAAAATTGTTCGGAAATCTCGGCATCCAATTCCGATCCGAACGGTTTTGATTGTACCATTTTTACTTCAAATTTTTGGGGCGGTTGGCGTTGTCGGATGGCTATCGTTTCAAGCGGGTCAGAAATCTGTTCATGAAGTTGTTAGTCAGTTACAAAATGAAATTAGTGCGAGGGTTGAACAAAATTTAGAAGCGTATTTAATGGTTCCCGAAAAAATTAATCAAACCAACTTAAATTTAATTCGTTCAGGAGTTTTAACGTTTCAAGATTTAAACTCTTGGGAAAAATATCTCTGGGGACAAGTTCAAATTTTTCCTGAGATTAATTTTATTAAAGTTACCAATGCAGCAGGTCAGGAACGCACGGGAGAACAGTTAGGGAATGGTTCATTAAGACTGAATGTGATTGATAAATTTACTAATTTTGATTTTTATTCCTATGAAACTAATTTTAAAGGCGATCGCACAAAAGTTGCAACCATTGTTAAAGATTTTGATACCCGCAAGGGGGTTTGGTATCAAGACGCAGTGAAAGCGGGAGGCACCACTTGGAGTTCCGTTTATTTATCCTTATTAGAACCCACGTTATTAATGAGTGCTTTACTCCCGGTTTATAATCCTCAAACTCAACAAATTCAGGGGGTTCTGAATACAGCTTTACGGTTAGATGGAATTGGAGATTTTTTAAACCGATTAAAGGTAGGAAAATCAGGACAAACTTTTTTAATCGATAGTAAGGGCACGTTGTTAGCCACATCAACCTTAGAAAAACCTTTTCAAGAAATTAATAATGAAAGGCAGTTATTTCCTGCTGTTAATAGTAAAAATTTATTAACTCAAGCCACAGCAAAGTATTTAATTGAAACTCAAGGAAATTTAAACGATATTAAACAAGGACAAGATCTTAAATTTACATGGAAACAAGATCGCTATTTTGTTAAAGTGTTATCCTTTAATAAAGGAAAAACCGTTAATTGGTTAATTCTGGTTGTTGTTCCTGAATCAGATTTTATGGAACAAATTAATGCTAATACTCGCACAACCATTCTTTTATGTAGTTTGGCATTATTAGGAGCAACAGTGATCGGATTATTAACCGCCCAATGGATTGTTAAACCAATATTACAGTTAAATTCCGCAGCGAAACAAATTGCTCAAGGGAATTGGGAACAAACGCTTAATTTAAAGCGAAAAGACGAACTCGGTCAATTAGGAAAATCCTTTAGTCGGATGGCAAAACAGCTAAAAGAATCCTTTACTATTTTAGAAGCTAAAAATAAAGAATTGCAAGATTTAGATCAATTAAAAGATGAATTTCTGGCGAATACTTCCCATGAATTGCGAACCCCTTTAAATGGAATTATTGGCATTGCTGAATCTTTAATCGAGGGAGTAACGGGGGATTTACCAGCAGAAACCAATAGTAACTTAGCGATGATTGTTGCCAGTGGTCGGCGTTTATCAAGTTTAGTGGGTGATATTTTAGATTTCTCTAAACTCCGCCACAAAAATATTGAATTGCAGTTGCGACCTGTGGATGTTTATAGTATTGTTAATGCGGTTTCTATTCTGAGTCAACCCTTAATTACTCAAAAAGATCTGCATATTATTAATCGCATTCCCGCCGACTTTCCCTTGGCAGAAGCTGACGAAAATCGCTTACAACAAATCCTGTATAATTTAATAGGAAATGCTATCAAATTTACTTCTGAAGGAATCGTAGAAATATCAGCCCGAATTTTATCGGAAACGGAAAAACCTCAAATGGCGATTACCATTTCTGATAGCGGAATTGGAATTGCTGCGGATAAATTAGAGCGAATTTTTGAATCCTTTGAACAGGCGGAAGGGTCTACCGCGAGAGAATATGGCGGAACAGGATTAGGATTAACCATTACAAAACAATTGGTGGAATTACATGGCGGTGAAATTACGGTTCACTCTGAGTTAGGTATCGGTTCTCAATTTACATTTACCCTCCCCATTGCTGAAGATGCCATTAAAAAACTACCCGAAAATCGGATTAAGAATTCAATAAAACCGTTACAAATTAATCCTTTAATTGCGATTAATCCTAACTTTTCTCAACCGCTAAAAGATTATTCTCCAGAAACGATAAAAATTTTAATTGTGGATGATGAAGTAGTTAACCGTCAAGTTCTATTTAATAATCTTTCATTAAATAATTATGCTGTTTATCAAGCAACCAATGGAGAAGAAGCCTTAGAATTAATTGAGCATGGACTGAAACCGGATATGATTTTATTGGATGTGATGATGCCTAAAGTTACCGGATATGAAGTGACTCAAAAACTACGAGAACGCTTCAATGCGACGGAATTACCGATTATTTTATTAACCGCTAAAACCCAAGTTCAAGATATTGTTACGGGGTTAAATATGGGTGCAAATGATTATATGATGAAACCCTTTGCAAAAGATGAATTGTTAGCGAGAATTCGTACCCATATTAATATTAGTCGTCTCCATGCTGAAAATTTACGGTTAGCAACAGAATTAGAAGTCACTCGACGTTTACAACAAATGATTCTACCTAAACCAGAAGAATTAGCGACTATTCGTGAATTAGAAATTTTGGGATTTATGGAACCCGCAGAGGAAGTGGGGGGAGATTATTATGATGTTTTAGAAACCGATGGTGTGGTAACTTTAGGAATTGGAGATGTCACCGGACATGGGTTAGAAAGTGGGATTTTAATGTTAATGACGCAAACCGGAATTCGCACTCTTAAGGAAATTAGAGAAACTGACCCCATTCAATTTTTAAGTATTCTCAACCGCACCCTTTATAAAAACGTTGAACGGATGAATGTTGACCGAAATTTAACGTTAGTTCTGTTAAATTATTATCAAGGATTATTAACGGTCAGTGGACAGCATGAAGAAATTTTGATTGTTCGTTCTAATGGTACAATTGAACGAATTGATACGATAGATTTAGGAATGCCAATTGCATTAGATGAAGAGATTACAGAATTTATTGATTCTACAACCGTTGAGTTAAAAGCAGGAGATGGAGTGGTTTTATATACGGATGGAATTACGGAAACATTTAATTTAAGTAAAGAACAATATGGGTTAAATCGGCTTTGTAATGTGATTTCTGAAAATTGGCAAAACCCCATTGAAGACATTAAACAAGCGGTTATCAATGATGTTGTGATGTTTCGGGGTGAACAAAAACAGTTTGATGATATTACTTTATTAATTTTAAAACAAAAAGCTCAGGTCAAGGATTCAGCTTGA
- a CDS encoding aromatic ring-hydroxylating dioxygenase subunit alpha — MINSNIRQLEINFNYWYVVASSKEVKNQPLGVKLWDQNIVLFRDNSGTIYALEDRCPHRQVKLSHGKIIENNLECAYHGWQFNPQGDCVNVPYLDDNQKLPKNCKIRQYPVKELDGFIWLFLGENATEIQPLGVPEWDDLNYIATVSVIHYQGHFSFLIENLMDMYHGHLHQDWQAWTDAKLDKIEETENRVDAYYQAQSYYKIDKIWSISQLFFPSLRHLHPEPLTVSYIYPHWFSTLGEYFKIYCLFCPISLTETRAYLIHFTSLNAFWRLHKLPIKFRKFVKDLCFGSAQKLLDGLVKQDILMIEEEQQAYLQYPQRKGYEFNRTIKSVQRLIQHQAESLT; from the coding sequence ATGATAAATTCTAATATTAGACAGTTAGAAATTAATTTTAATTACTGGTATGTTGTTGCCAGCAGTAAAGAAGTTAAAAACCAACCTTTAGGGGTGAAATTATGGGATCAAAATATTGTTTTATTTCGGGATAATTCAGGAACAATTTATGCTTTAGAAGATCGCTGTCCCCATCGACAAGTTAAACTAAGTCATGGTAAAATTATTGAAAATAATTTAGAATGTGCGTATCACGGTTGGCAATTTAATCCTCAAGGAGACTGTGTAAACGTTCCCTATTTAGACGATAACCAAAAATTACCTAAAAATTGCAAAATTCGACAATACCCCGTTAAAGAATTAGATGGGTTTATCTGGTTATTTCTGGGAGAAAATGCCACAGAAATTCAACCGTTAGGGGTTCCTGAATGGGATGATTTGAATTATATTGCAACGGTTTCCGTTATCCATTATCAAGGGCATTTTTCCTTTTTAATTGAAAATTTAATGGATATGTATCACGGACATTTACACCAAGATTGGCAAGCGTGGACAGATGCTAAATTAGACAAAATCGAAGAAACTGAAAACCGAGTTGATGCTTACTATCAAGCGCAGAGTTATTATAAAATTGATAAAATTTGGTCAATTTCTCAGCTATTTTTTCCCAGTTTAAGACACCTTCATCCTGAACCTCTAACGGTCAGTTATATTTATCCCCATTGGTTTTCTACATTGGGAGAATATTTTAAAATCTATTGTTTATTCTGTCCCATTAGTTTAACGGAAACCCGTGCTTATTTAATTCATTTTACCTCTTTAAACGCCTTTTGGCGACTTCATAAACTCCCCATAAAATTTAGAAAATTTGTTAAAGATTTATGTTTTGGTTCTGCACAAAAACTATTAGATGGGTTAGTTAAACAAGATATTTTAATGATAGAAGAAGAACAACAAGCGTATTTACAATATCCCCAACGTAAAGGATATGAATTTAATCGGACGATTAAAAGTGTTCAACGGTTAATTCAACATCAAGCTGAATCCTTGACCTGA
- a CDS encoding FAD-dependent oxidoreductase: MTEQFNSSSFSNLSRRSALKILGVGAVTGVLGYSRFHKPEPAIFQPDMINLPQFLSQPKHVVIVGGGLAGLACGYELSQRGFKVTVLEKSPQLGGKIASWDIQVGDKTFKMEHGFHGFFPQYYNLNALVNQLKIKDDFISLESYAVVFRNNQYQPEIFRPSRSAFPWNIVDLGISSPNRLNWGINLTHLNHWQVFREIGGFKIPNSYQRLDEISVADWVHEDFPQGLYDLYFLPFAKSSLNAPDKLSVGELMQFFHFYFFGNPEGLAFNGTRQDMGTSLVQPLVNAIQEKGGEVLTEVTVSNFNWNQGQIDSITYFKGDEINTVPFWVKSNSLISSKGFEYFGNADDVYAVSTQNNTAISLHCTHQGCTVKMAEDGYFHCPCHGAVFNQKGEVISGPGQRNLPQYQVIQRQNDQVQLGQEITQPPKNWGEEGNFKRGVSNLQDKGLSDSLSVIPATNSPQMIQADYYVLATDIPGTQQLFTLMTGDINVQIKQQIEQLQVADPFAVCRFWFDRDFPWEYSHFTSLSGYDLTDSITLYHRIQDEYIQWHQETGGSVVELHAYCYKETQFPTQEALLTTFEQELYEIVPELKSATLLHRELVNQKNFAGYPPGSYANRPVTNSGVSNLMFAGDWVKMPFPCGLMERAISSGLLAANEILHQEGLQRRSLFSVTPEGFLKI, from the coding sequence ATGACTGAACAATTTAACTCCTCTTCATTCTCTAATCTTTCTCGTCGTTCTGCCCTTAAAATTTTAGGGGTTGGTGCAGTAACAGGGGTATTAGGATATTCTCGATTTCATAAACCTGAACCTGCTATTTTCCAACCAGATATGATTAATTTACCGCAATTTTTATCTCAACCGAAGCACGTTGTTATTGTCGGTGGGGGATTAGCAGGATTAGCCTGTGGTTATGAACTTAGTCAACGAGGATTTAAAGTTACTGTATTAGAAAAGTCTCCTCAATTGGGCGGTAAAATTGCAAGTTGGGATATTCAAGTGGGGGATAAAACCTTTAAAATGGAACATGGATTTCATGGTTTTTTTCCTCAATATTATAACTTAAATGCTTTAGTTAATCAACTTAAAATTAAAGATGATTTTATATCTTTAGAATCCTATGCGGTTGTTTTTAGGAATAACCAATATCAACCGGAAATTTTTCGTCCTAGTCGGTCTGCTTTTCCTTGGAATATTGTTGATTTAGGGATATCTTCTCCTAATCGTTTAAACTGGGGAATTAATCTAACCCATCTCAATCATTGGCAGGTATTTCGAGAGATTGGAGGGTTTAAAATTCCTAATAGTTATCAACGCTTAGATGAGATTTCTGTTGCAGATTGGGTGCATGAAGATTTCCCTCAAGGATTATATGATTTATATTTTCTTCCCTTTGCAAAATCAAGTTTAAATGCACCAGATAAACTCAGTGTGGGGGAACTGATGCAGTTTTTTCATTTCTATTTTTTTGGTAATCCTGAAGGGTTAGCCTTTAATGGAACTCGCCAAGATATGGGAACCAGTTTAGTCCAACCTTTAGTGAATGCAATTCAAGAAAAAGGGGGAGAAGTTTTAACGGAAGTTACCGTTAGTAATTTTAACTGGAATCAAGGTCAAATTGACTCGATTACTTATTTTAAAGGGGATGAAATTAATACCGTTCCATTTTGGGTAAAATCTAATTCTCTGATATCATCTAAAGGGTTTGAATATTTTGGCAATGCTGATGATGTTTATGCTGTATCTACCCAAAATAACACAGCTATTTCTTTACACTGTACCCATCAAGGTTGTACTGTAAAAATGGCAGAAGACGGATATTTTCATTGTCCTTGTCATGGTGCTGTTTTTAATCAAAAAGGTGAGGTTATTTCTGGGCCAGGACAACGAAATTTACCACAATATCAAGTGATTCAAAGACAGAATGACCAAGTGCAGTTAGGACAAGAAATCACCCAACCCCCCAAAAATTGGGGGGAGGAGGGAAACTTTAAACGAGGGGTAAGTAATCTTCAGGATAAGGGCTTATCTGACTCTTTATCTGTTATCCCTGCTACAAATTCTCCCCAAATGATTCAAGCAGATTATTATGTATTGGCGACGGATATTCCAGGGACACAGCAGTTATTTACTTTAATGACCGGGGATATTAATGTGCAGATTAAGCAACAAATTGAACAATTACAAGTTGCTGATCCTTTTGCGGTTTGTCGCTTTTGGTTTGACCGAGATTTCCCTTGGGAATATAGCCATTTTACCTCATTATCGGGTTATGATTTAACCGATAGTATTACCCTTTATCATCGCATTCAAGATGAATATATTCAATGGCATCAAGAAACGGGAGGAAGTGTTGTTGAATTACACGCTTATTGTTATAAAGAAACTCAATTTCCGACTCAAGAAGCGTTATTAACGACGTTTGAACAAGAACTTTATGAAATTGTTCCCGAATTAAAATCCGCTACCTTATTACATCGAGAATTAGTGAATCAGAAAAATTTTGCTGGATATCCCCCCGGAAGTTATGCTAATCGTCCGGTTACAAATTCTGGGGTTTCTAACTTAATGTTTGCGGGAGATTGGGTTAAAATGCCGTTTCCTTGTGGTTTAATGGAAAGAGCGATTAGTAGTGGTTTATTAGCCGCTAATGAGATTTTACATCAGGAAGGTTTGCAAAGGCGATCGCTTTTTTCCGTCACTCCAGAAGGCTTTTTAAAGATATAG
- a CDS encoding gluconokinase: MIILVMGVSGSGKSTIGQLLAESLQWQFHDADNFHSPENIAKMSKNIPLGDSDRMPWLMQLQKAIDYWLETQNNVVLACSALKDSYRLMLWRDPQQMRLVYLKGPEKLIQQRLQSRYNHFMSANLLDTQLDILEEPKTALYVDISDPPLEIIAQIQTYLQLKP; this comes from the coding sequence ATGATTATTTTAGTGATGGGGGTTTCCGGTTCTGGGAAATCAACAATTGGTCAACTTCTGGCGGAATCTTTGCAGTGGCAATTTCACGATGCTGATAATTTTCACTCTCCTGAAAATATTGCTAAAATGAGCAAAAATATTCCCTTGGGGGATAGCGATCGAATGCCTTGGTTAATGCAGCTTCAAAAGGCAATTGACTACTGGCTAGAAACTCAAAACAATGTCGTTTTAGCTTGTTCAGCGTTGAAGGATTCCTATCGTCTAATGTTATGGAGAGATCCTCAGCAAATGCGCTTAGTTTATTTAAAAGGGCCAGAAAAATTAATTCAACAACGGCTCCAAAGTCGCTATAATCATTTTATGTCGGCTAATCTTCTAGATACTCAATTAGACATTTTAGAAGAACCTAAAACGGCTTTATATGTTGATATTTCCGATCCCCCCTTAGAAATTATAGCTCAAATTCAAACCTATTTGCAGTTAAAACCTTAA
- a CDS encoding CYTH domain-containing protein — translation MATEIERKFLVKGDGWRSLGVGEIYRQGYISNNNGRTVRVRVVGEQGYLTIKGSTTGMRRAEFEYKIPVKDAQELLETLCDRPLIEKTRYKILMGDLTWEVDEFWGENQGLILAEVELETEDQSIEIPDWIGEEVTHDPRYYNSNLVKNPFKP, via the coding sequence ATGGCAACGGAAATCGAACGGAAATTTTTAGTCAAAGGGGATGGATGGCGATCGCTCGGCGTCGGAGAAATCTATCGTCAAGGCTATATTAGCAACAATAATGGACGAACTGTTCGAGTGCGGGTGGTGGGAGAACAAGGCTATTTAACCATTAAAGGGTCAACAACAGGAATGAGACGGGCAGAATTTGAGTATAAAATCCCCGTTAAAGATGCTCAAGAATTATTAGAAACCTTATGCGATCGCCCCTTAATTGAAAAAACACGATATAAAATATTAATGGGGGATTTAACCTGGGAAGTAGACGAATTTTGGGGAGAGAATCAAGGATTAATCTTAGCCGAAGTGGAACTAGAAACCGAAGATCAAAGTATTGAAATACCCGACTGGATAGGAGAAGAGGTAACTCATGATCCCCGATATTATAACTCCAATTTAGTTAAAAACCCCTTCAAACCGTAG